A section of the Acidobacteriota bacterium genome encodes:
- a CDS encoding putative Ig domain-containing protein has product MPSTSSGRLAPAVSVKADFDGDGKTDFSVWRGNEGNWYALKSSTSTPQVTAWGTALAPFNDVIVPGDYDGDGKADLAVWRPADGVWYVRRSSTGTVGLISAANSLVGTRTADRIGITVARLTNGNYVVSSPGWDNPMVATDAGAVTWGNGAAGMVGPVTAANSLIGGTDGDQIGSGGLTVLANGHYLVYSNAWDNPAGSAGPIVNARAVTLGNGAGGTVGLIDSTNSFVGTVTGEVSSFSYDLVRDRLVVGRAVNNLVTLFACPFCGPTCPTITLASLPAGSVGQNYVGSVAASPTGTYSYTLMSGSLPPGLTLYGTIGLVYGYPTTAGSYNFTLKANEANGCGGTRDYTVVIGAVVVCSTITLTDLPVPSLNTAYNQSLVVAPAASYSFTVTAGALPTGLSLNPTTGAVTGTPTAAGPYSFTIRAADTNNCAGSRSYSGTLASGSCGGITLAALASGGVGQLYVGYALAAPTGSYTYALTAGSLPPGLTLYGTVGLLYGYPTAAGTYNFTITATGTSNCAGMRSYTVVIN; this is encoded by the coding sequence GTGCCGTCTACTTCTTCGGGGCGTCTTGCGCCCGCCGTTTCAGTCAAAGCCGATTTCGATGGCGACGGCAAAACCGACTTCTCGGTCTGGCGCGGCAACGAAGGCAATTGGTATGCGCTTAAGAGTTCCACCAGCACGCCGCAAGTGACGGCCTGGGGCACCGCGCTGGCACCCTTCAACGATGTGATCGTGCCGGGCGATTACGATGGCGATGGGAAAGCGGACTTGGCGGTCTGGCGGCCCGCGGACGGCGTCTGGTATGTGCGGCGCAGCAGCACGGGCACGGTGGGCCTGATCTCCGCCGCCAATTCGCTGGTCGGCACAAGGACGGCGGACCGTATCGGCATCACCGTGGCGCGGTTGACCAACGGCAATTACGTGGTGTCCAGTCCGGGTTGGGACAATCCCATGGTGGCGACGGATGCTGGGGCGGTGACGTGGGGCAATGGCGCGGCCGGCATGGTCGGCCCGGTGACGGCGGCCAACTCGCTCATCGGCGGCACGGACGGCGATCAGATCGGCAGCGGCGGGCTGACGGTGCTCGCCAACGGTCACTATCTGGTCTACAGCAACGCTTGGGACAATCCAGCGGGGTCGGCAGGGCCGATTGTCAACGCGCGCGCTGTCACGCTGGGCAACGGCGCGGGCGGCACGGTCGGTTTGATTGATTCGACCAATAGCTTTGTCGGCACGGTGACCGGCGAGGTCAGCAGCTTCAGCTACGATCTGGTGCGCGACCGGCTGGTGGTCGGACGCGCGGTCAACAATCTCGTCACGCTGTTCGCTTGCCCCTTCTGCGGCCCCACTTGCCCCACTATTACGCTGGCGAGTTTGCCGGCGGGCAGTGTCGGCCAGAACTACGTCGGCAGTGTAGCGGCCTCGCCAACGGGCACATACAGCTACACGCTGATGTCCGGCAGCCTGCCGCCGGGCCTGACCTTGTACGGCACAATCGGTTTGGTCTACGGCTATCCGACGACAGCGGGCAGCTACAACTTCACGCTCAAGGCGAACGAGGCGAATGGCTGCGGTGGGACGCGCGACTATACGGTCGTTATCGGCGCGGTGGTTGTGTGCTCGACCATCACGCTCACCGACCTGCCCGTGCCCAGCCTGAATACGGCCTACAACCAAAGCCTCGTTGTCGCGCCTGCGGCGAGCTACAGCTTCACCGTGACGGCAGGCGCGTTACCCACGGGCTTGTCATTGAACCCGACAACGGGTGCGGTCACGGGCACGCCGACGGCGGCGGGGCCATACAGCTTCACGATCCGGGCGGCGGATACGAACAATTGCGCGGGCAGTCGCAGCTACAGCGGCACGCTTGCCAGCGGCAGTTGCGGCGGCATCACGCTCGCGGCCTTGGCCTCGGGTGGGGTGGGCCAACTCTATGTCGGCTACGCGCTGGCCGCGCCGACGGGCAGTTACACATACGCACTGACGGCGGGCAGTCTGCCGCCGGGTCTGACCTTATACGGCACGGTGGGCCTGCTTTACGGCTATCCGACAGCGGCGGGTACTTACAACTTCACGATCACGGCAACCGGCACGAGCAACTGTGCCGGAATGCGGAGCTACACGGTCGTCATCAATTGA
- a CDS encoding PD40 domain-containing protein: MDVRHLESLKPKRSDVLYEFGPYVVDVAKSVLLRNDEVVPLGLKAFEVLLVLIQHHGQVVMKDELLSQVWPDTVVEENNLARTISALRKALGESLGAPQFIATIPGRGYRFVADVQEVEHVSEPVHLPWQPRSNGHSTARDLNSPNVPAIAAFADERLTKQLRYYKLALGAVLFLLIAGIMAALVVPQLRQPAQVSLPRKLWQLSFDPGLESEPTWSPDGRLIAYSSDRSGNFDIWVQPVGEGQPVRVTTSTAHDWQADWAPEGNRLVFRSERDGGGLYVVPVLGGNEHKIASFGYRPRWSPDGTQILFYSSILRTNTAEIPKLYLVGLDGKPPREVLTDFLTGFKSFCAAWHPDGQRLSLWGNHLKQGNGFWTIPLAGGAPIKSEFTVAAAQQLKESGVYFSGFQWASDAAALYFEGVSASVKSIWKVAVETTSLRWIAGPERLTAGAGLDTDVALSRNGRNVAFTSRIEQTRLWSFPFNAATGKLGNAGQPITTAGTDAYFPDLSADGRKLVFVTNRAGKRELRVKSLADGSETILITDDLSRSSPRWSRDGKRLAYSRENTAKSVSAQNRWDIATLPVAGGDEQVLTTAGPLVEPTWDWSTDGTRILVGFMRSTPVRRLIGTIPVSAAPHAEAQMHVVTSHPDENLYQARFSPDDRWISFCTAKMNQAGISTIYVVPAAGGEWTRLTEGHSFDDKPRWSPDGRMLYFISNRTGFFNVWGIRFDPVTGQPVGAPFRVTPFDSPSQMILEDVRIMELALAADRLVLPLMEVTGNLWILENVGQ, translated from the coding sequence ATGGATGTTCGGCATTTAGAGTCGCTTAAACCGAAAAGATCAGACGTACTTTACGAATTTGGCCCGTATGTCGTAGACGTGGCGAAGTCTGTCTTGTTACGCAATGACGAGGTTGTGCCGCTTGGGTTGAAGGCTTTTGAGGTTCTGTTAGTGCTGATCCAGCACCACGGCCAGGTGGTCATGAAGGACGAACTGCTCAGCCAGGTCTGGCCTGACACTGTCGTTGAAGAGAACAATCTGGCCCGCACCATTTCGGCCCTCAGAAAGGCGCTGGGGGAAAGCCTCGGCGCGCCGCAGTTCATTGCCACAATACCGGGGCGCGGCTATCGCTTCGTGGCCGATGTGCAGGAGGTCGAACATGTCAGCGAGCCCGTCCATCTGCCTTGGCAACCACGGTCAAACGGCCATTCAACTGCCCGTGATTTGAATTCGCCCAACGTCCCGGCCATTGCCGCTTTTGCTGATGAACGGCTGACCAAACAACTGCGCTATTACAAACTGGCGCTGGGAGCCGTGCTGTTTTTGCTGATTGCCGGAATCATGGCCGCGCTGGTGGTTCCACAACTTCGCCAACCGGCGCAGGTCTCGTTGCCACGCAAACTCTGGCAGTTGAGCTTCGACCCCGGTTTGGAAAGCGAGCCGACCTGGTCGCCTGACGGACGACTGATCGCTTACAGTTCGGATCGTTCCGGCAATTTTGACATCTGGGTGCAGCCCGTTGGCGAAGGCCAGCCTGTCCGCGTCACGACTTCAACAGCACACGACTGGCAGGCGGATTGGGCGCCCGAAGGCAATCGCCTCGTCTTCCGCTCTGAACGTGACGGCGGCGGGCTATACGTCGTGCCGGTGCTGGGCGGCAACGAACATAAGATTGCGTCTTTCGGTTACCGCCCGCGTTGGTCGCCCGACGGCACGCAAATTCTGTTTTACAGCTCTATTCTGCGCACTAACACGGCGGAGATTCCCAAACTCTATCTCGTCGGGCTGGACGGCAAACCGCCGCGCGAAGTGTTGACGGATTTTCTCACCGGATTCAAATCGTTCTGTGCGGCCTGGCATCCTGACGGTCAACGGCTCTCGCTGTGGGGAAATCACCTTAAACAAGGCAACGGATTCTGGACGATCCCGCTGGCAGGTGGCGCGCCAATCAAATCGGAGTTCACGGTGGCGGCGGCCCAACAGTTAAAAGAATCGGGCGTATATTTCAGTGGCTTTCAGTGGGCGTCTGACGCGGCGGCGCTCTATTTCGAAGGTGTTTCCGCGAGCGTGAAAAGCATTTGGAAAGTTGCCGTGGAAACAACCAGCCTGCGCTGGATCGCCGGCCCCGAACGCTTGACTGCGGGCGCGGGGTTAGACACAGATGTGGCGCTTTCGCGCAATGGCCGGAATGTGGCCTTTACTTCCCGCATTGAGCAAACCCGCCTCTGGTCATTTCCCTTTAACGCCGCCACCGGGAAGCTCGGCAACGCTGGCCAACCCATCACTACGGCAGGCACGGATGCGTATTTCCCCGACCTGTCCGCCGATGGCCGCAAGCTGGTGTTTGTGACCAATCGCGCTGGCAAGCGTGAACTGCGCGTCAAGTCGCTCGCTGACGGCAGCGAAACGATTTTGATCACCGATGATTTATCGCGTTCGTCGCCGCGCTGGTCGCGTGATGGCAAACGGCTGGCGTACAGCCGTGAAAATACGGCCAAATCGGTGAGCGCACAAAACCGTTGGGACATCGCCACCCTGCCGGTCGCGGGCGGCGACGAGCAAGTGCTGACCACGGCAGGCCCCTTGGTCGAACCGACCTGGGATTGGTCAACCGATGGCACACGTATATTAGTAGGCTTCATGCGCAGCACTCCGGTGCGCCGGTTGATCGGCACGATTCCGGTGTCGGCGGCCCCACACGCCGAAGCGCAAATGCATGTCGTCACGTCGCATCCGGACGAGAATCTCTATCAGGCGCGTTTTTCTCCCGATGATCGTTGGATCAGCTTTTGCACGGCCAAGATGAATCAAGCCGGCATCTCGACAATCTATGTCGTGCCGGCGGCGGGCGGTGAATGGACGCGCCTCACCGAGGGCCACAGCTTTGACGACAAACCGCGCTGGTCACCGGACGGGCGTATGCTCTATTTCATTTCCAATCGCACCGGTTTCTTCAACGTCTGGGGCATCCGTTTCGATCCGGTCACGGGCCAGCCTGTCGGCGCGCCCTTCCGCGTGACTCCCTTTGACAGCCCAAGCCAGATGATTCTTGAGGACGTGCGAATCATGGAACTGGCGCTGGCGGCTGACCGGCTAGTTCTGCCGTTGATGGAAGTCACCGGCAACCTCTGGATTCTGGAGAATGTCGGGCAATAA
- a CDS encoding ABC transporter permease: protein METLFHDLSHALRRLTQNPGFTAVALLSLALGIGANSALFSVANALLLRPLPFKDADRVAILWNRSPGLNVEQDWFSLGQYLDIKLENRSFEAVAVARDSSFNLTGQGQPEYVEGARVSSSLFPLLGAQPVLGRVLTPSEDEKGAAPVVLLSYGFWQRRFGGARAVLGRTLTLNDNNFTIVGVVGPEFTLSKEVLPTVNGIRRADVLLPLPMSAADRSNRGGEDFNILAKLKPGVSFKQAQAEMDALAEQMKRQYPESYPANGRLTLSVVPLLEQVVGNLRLALYVLLGAVGFVLLIACANVANLLLARASVRQKEMVIRAAVGASRARIVRQLLTESVLLGVLGGLLGLGLALVAGRALRAFGPENLPRSGEIGVDGRVLAFTIAVSVLTGVIFGLLPALRESRVDLNEVLKDGGRSATGGHQRTRKLLVVVEVALALVLLIGAGLLLRSYAHILRANPGFNPNNVLALRLTLPATRYATPEAVYNFYKQLGERVRQVPGVEFTGTSYGLPLSATSAAWGPVTVEGYVPRAASELIISNERFVSPDQLRALGMPLVKGRHFDERDVRKELGGTLDVTLVNEAFAQRFWPGEDPLGKHIQRSGKGPWRTVVGVVRDAKEVALENEPALTLYHPIDQFNIRTRYLVARSSNKPEALTAAITSAVHALDAQLPVYEAATLQRRLHNALAQRRFALVLLGVFAAVALTLAVLGIYGVLTYWVTQRTHELGIRVALGAAQRDIVRLVIRQALALVLLGVGLGLAGALALTRVLASLLFGVSTTDGLTFAGLALLLAAIALLTSYLPARRAARVNPLVALRCE from the coding sequence ATGGAAACTCTCTTTCACGATCTCTCCCACGCCCTCCGTCGCCTCACCCAAAACCCCGGCTTCACCGCCGTCGCACTGCTCTCGCTCGCCCTCGGCATCGGCGCGAACAGCGCGTTGTTCAGCGTCGCCAATGCGCTGCTGCTGCGTCCGCTGCCGTTCAAGGATGCTGACCGGGTGGCGATTCTGTGGAATCGTTCGCCGGGGTTGAACGTGGAGCAAGACTGGTTTTCGTTGGGCCAGTATCTGGACATCAAGCTCGAAAATCGCAGCTTTGAAGCGGTCGCCGTGGCGCGCGACAGCAGCTTCAATCTGACCGGCCAGGGGCAGCCGGAATATGTCGAGGGCGCGCGGGTGTCGTCTTCGCTGTTTCCGTTGTTGGGGGCGCAACCGGTGTTGGGGCGCGTGTTGACGCCTTCGGAGGACGAGAAGGGGGCCGCGCCGGTTGTGCTGCTTAGCTACGGCTTTTGGCAACGCCGTTTCGGTGGCGCGCGCGCTGTGCTGGGGCGCACGCTGACGCTGAATGACAACAACTTCACCATCGTGGGCGTCGTCGGGCCGGAATTCACGTTGAGCAAAGAGGTGTTGCCGACGGTGAACGGCATACGGCGGGCGGATGTGTTGTTGCCTCTGCCGATGAGCGCCGCTGACCGCAGCAATCGCGGCGGCGAGGATTTCAACATCCTCGCCAAGCTCAAACCGGGCGTGAGCTTCAAGCAGGCGCAGGCCGAGATGGACGCGCTGGCCGAACAGATGAAACGGCAGTATCCCGAAAGCTATCCGGCGAATGGGCGGCTGACGTTGAGCGTGGTACCGCTTTTGGAACAGGTCGTCGGCAACTTGCGGCTGGCGTTGTATGTGTTGCTGGGCGCGGTCGGCTTCGTGTTGTTGATCGCCTGCGCCAACGTGGCGAACCTGTTGCTGGCGCGGGCGTCCGTGCGGCAGAAAGAGATGGTGATTCGCGCGGCGGTGGGCGCGAGCCGGGCGCGCATCGTGCGGCAATTATTGACCGAAAGTGTCTTGCTGGGCGTGCTCGGCGGACTGCTGGGCTTGGGCTTGGCGTTGGTGGCTGGGCGTGCCTTGCGCGCGTTTGGGCCGGAGAATCTGCCGCGCTCGGGCGAGATTGGAGTGGATGGGCGCGTGCTGGCGTTTACGATTGCGGTGTCGGTGTTGACCGGTGTGATCTTCGGATTGTTGCCCGCGCTGCGCGAGTCGCGGGTGGATTTGAATGAAGTGTTGAAAGATGGCGGGCGCAGTGCGACGGGCGGTCACCAGCGCACGCGCAAGCTGTTGGTCGTGGTCGAAGTCGCGCTGGCGCTGGTGTTGCTGATCGGCGCGGGATTGTTGCTGCGCAGCTATGCGCACATTCTGCGCGCCAATCCGGGCTTCAATCCGAATAACGTTTTGGCGTTGCGCTTGACGCTGCCCGCGACGCGCTACGCGACGCCTGAGGCGGTTTACAACTTTTATAAACAACTCGGCGAACGCGTGCGGCAAGTGCCGGGCGTAGAGTTCACCGGCACCAGTTATGGCTTGCCGCTCAGCGCGACTTCGGCGGCGTGGGGGCCGGTGACGGTGGAAGGCTACGTGCCACGGGCGGCGAGCGAACTGATCATCTCGAACGAACGCTTTGTCAGTCCCGACCAGTTGCGCGCGCTGGGCATGCCGCTGGTCAAGGGCCGCCATTTCGACGAACGTGATGTGCGCAAGGAATTGGGCGGCACGTTGGACGTAACGCTGGTCAACGAAGCCTTCGCGCAACGTTTCTGGCCGGGCGAAGACCCGCTGGGCAAACATATTCAACGCAGCGGCAAAGGGCCGTGGCGCACAGTGGTCGGCGTGGTGCGCGATGCCAAAGAGGTCGCGCTGGAAAACGAACCGGCCCTCACGCTCTATCATCCGATTGACCAGTTCAACATCCGCACGCGCTATCTGGTTGCACGCAGTAGTAACAAACCTGAAGCACTGACCGCCGCGATCACCAGCGCTGTGCACGCGCTGGACGCCCAGTTGCCGGTGTATGAAGCGGCCACGCTGCAACGGCGCTTGCACAACGCGCTGGCGCAGCGCCGCTTTGCGCTGGTGTTGCTGGGTGTCTTCGCGGCGGTCGCGTTGACGCTGGCGGTACTTGGCATTTACGGCGTGCTGACCTATTGGGTCACGCAACGCACACACGAACTCGGCATACGCGTGGCGTTGGGCGCGGCACAGCGCGACATTGTGCGGTTGGTCATCCGGCAGGCGTTGGCGTTGGTGCTGCTCGGCGTCGGCCTCGGCTTGGCGGGCGCGTTGGCGTTGACGCGCGTGCTGGCGAGTTTGCTTTTCGGCGTCAGCACGACCGATGGGCTGACGTTCGCGGGCCTGGCGTTGTTGCTGGCCGCGATTGCGTTGCTGACGAGTTATCTGCCGGCGCGGCGGGCGGCGCGCGTTAATCCGCTGGTGGCCTTGCGCTGCGAATGA
- a CDS encoding helix-turn-helix transcriptional regulator: MDCAFYLFQQTQPAPQPATYQSNLADLSPTERRILRLIADYKTSKEIADDLGIHYRTVENYRTSMCAKLDLHGSHALIKFALKHQAEL, encoded by the coding sequence TTGGATTGTGCCTTTTATCTCTTTCAACAAACCCAACCCGCGCCGCAACCCGCGACTTATCAATCCAATCTGGCCGACCTAAGTCCCACCGAACGCCGCATCCTGCGCCTCATCGCCGATTACAAAACCAGCAAGGAAATCGCCGACGACCTCGGCATCCACTACCGCACCGTCGAAAATTACCGCACCAGCATGTGCGCCAAACTCGACCTCCACGGCAGTCACGCCTTGATTAAGTTCGCGCTCAAACATCAAGCGGAACTCTGA
- a CDS encoding MBL fold metallo-hydrolase yields MEFLTCRLAFLSLTLLLSDAHAQQDQVPTNPITLTAVGRDQTKATKITDNIYQAIGFGNTFMVTTPAGNVIIDTSIAFNAALHTKLLRAESNGPVKYIILTHGHGDHTGGVTAWKEPGTQIIAQKNHAEFMHYQARLNGFYGLRNAAQFARALPPGNSEWPGNYGGKIEPTILFDDKYEFELGGLKFSVLSTPGETYDHATVWIPQLKAAFIGDNYYDSFPNIYTLRGTQPRWALDYVNSLNKVLALKPEIVIPSHGMAIHGNAEIVKRLTRYRDAIQYVHDETVKGMNAGKDVWTLMNEIKLPPALDIGESYGKLSWSVRGIYEGYVGYFDLQPATMYETPVTAVYPEVIKLAGGPDAIAKLAQARADAGQAVEALHLSEMALTVDGKHQAALQAKLKALETLRARCKNSNERGWLDFSINGVKSKLGTGGVK; encoded by the coding sequence ATGGAATTTCTGACCTGTCGTTTAGCGTTTCTGTCACTAACCTTGCTGCTGTCTGACGCACACGCGCAACAAGATCAAGTGCCCACCAATCCCATCACGCTGACCGCCGTCGGGCGCGACCAAACCAAAGCGACCAAAATCACCGACAACATTTATCAGGCCATCGGCTTCGGCAACACGTTTATGGTCACGACCCCGGCGGGCAACGTCATCATTGACACTTCGATTGCGTTCAACGCCGCGCTGCACACCAAACTGTTGCGCGCCGAAAGCAACGGCCCCGTCAAATACATCATCCTCACCCACGGCCACGGCGATCACACTGGTGGCGTGACAGCCTGGAAAGAACCCGGCACGCAGATCATCGCGCAAAAGAATCACGCCGAATTCATGCATTACCAGGCGCGGCTCAACGGCTTTTACGGCCTGCGCAACGCCGCCCAATTCGCCCGCGCCCTGCCGCCCGGCAACAGCGAATGGCCGGGCAATTACGGCGGCAAGATCGAACCGACGATCCTCTTTGACGACAAATACGAGTTCGAATTGGGCGGGCTGAAATTCAGCGTGCTGAGCACGCCGGGCGAGACGTATGACCACGCCACGGTGTGGATTCCGCAACTCAAGGCTGCGTTCATCGGCGACAACTACTACGATTCGTTCCCGAACATTTACACGCTGCGCGGCACGCAACCGCGCTGGGCGCTCGATTACGTTAATTCACTGAACAAGGTGCTGGCGCTCAAACCGGAAATCGTGATCCCTTCGCACGGCATGGCCATTCACGGCAACGCCGAGATCGTCAAACGGCTGACGCGCTATCGCGACGCCATTCAGTACGTGCACGATGAAACGGTCAAAGGCATGAACGCGGGCAAAGACGTCTGGACGTTGATGAACGAGATCAAGCTGCCGCCCGCGCTCGACATCGGCGAAAGCTACGGCAAACTCTCGTGGTCGGTGCGCGGCATTTACGAAGGCTACGTCGGCTATTTCGATCTGCAACCGGCGACGATGTACGAAACGCCGGTCACGGCGGTCTATCCCGAAGTCATAAAACTCGCAGGCGGGCCGGATGCCATTGCCAAACTGGCGCAGGCGCGCGCGGACGCCGGACAAGCGGTCGAGGCGCTGCATTTGAGCGAAATGGCGTTGACGGTGGATGGCAAACACCAAGCGGCGTTGCAGGCGAAGCTGAAGGCGCTGGAGACGTTGCGGGCACGGTGTAAGAACAGTAATGAGCGGGGGTGGCTGGATTTCAGCATCAATGGGGTGAAGAGTAAACTCGGCACTGGCGGCGTAAAGTAA
- a CDS encoding EcoRV family type II restriction endonuclease: MENKNAAAQFLELLQQEAERFNSSEMMSTPDGGWTVKGFIDVFRNVYTISGDTKVVSKLIELMLFPHFLAFADKHNLKVIPAPEQNYYPDLTFVDNAGRKFALDLKSAYRIDENTVSGMTLGAFTGYFRERRSAKNITFPYGEYAGHFVLGVIYTRVAIRPDEFRSHTLDELEEIPSVVKDLRFFVQPKYRIALDRPGSGNTKNIGAVGKTAALVNGNGPFTDLGEEIFDDYWMFYLTSDMARKAELPKPPYNNLPSYFAFKQPPAKSGGDE; encoded by the coding sequence ATGGAAAATAAGAACGCAGCCGCGCAATTCCTCGAACTGCTCCAACAAGAAGCTGAGAGATTCAACTCCAGCGAGATGATGTCTACGCCGGATGGTGGTTGGACAGTCAAAGGGTTCATAGATGTTTTCAGGAACGTCTATACCATTTCCGGCGACACCAAAGTTGTCTCAAAGCTGATTGAGTTGATGCTGTTTCCGCATTTCCTGGCTTTCGCTGACAAACACAACCTCAAAGTTATCCCTGCACCTGAGCAAAACTACTATCCAGATTTGACCTTCGTAGATAATGCTGGCCGCAAGTTCGCGCTTGATCTCAAGAGTGCCTACCGGATTGATGAGAACACCGTCAGCGGGATGACGCTCGGTGCCTTCACTGGTTACTTTCGTGAGCGGCGCTCGGCCAAAAACATCACCTTCCCTTATGGCGAGTATGCTGGGCATTTTGTTTTAGGTGTCATTTACACGCGCGTCGCCATCAGACCCGATGAATTTAGGAGCCATACCCTTGATGAACTGGAAGAAATTCCTTCAGTCGTCAAAGACCTGCGCTTCTTCGTTCAGCCAAAATACCGCATCGCGCTTGATCGGCCTGGGAGCGGAAACACTAAAAACATTGGCGCGGTTGGCAAAACCGCTGCTTTGGTGAATGGCAATGGCCCATTTACGGATTTGGGTGAAGAGATTTTTGATGACTATTGGATGTTCTATCTGACCTCAGATATGGCGCGCAAAGCCGAGTTACCCAAGCCACCCTACAACAATCTGCCATCCTATTTTGCGTTTAAGCAACCCCCAGCCAAATCTGGAGGTGACGAATGA
- a CDS encoding Dam family site-specific DNA-(adenine-N6)-methyltransferase, protein MMQLPLKITHAKAPPIKCQGIKTKLTPFILNSILWKPTDDARWVEPFLGSGVVALNLAPPRALLTDTNQHIIAFYQAIQRGEFTSSAVREFLVTEGEKLAAKGADYYYEVRERFNTHGSSFDFLFLNRSCFNGVMRFNRHGKFNVPFGHKPQRFAPAYITKIANQVNWAAKQMRDKDWKFRVAKWDETLGAVKPDDFVYLDPPYIGRHTDYYNTWDEEEAARLAKVAQTLSCGFALSMWLENRYRKNGHLDECWAGLEVRVCSHFYHVGSVETLRNEIDEALVIKPNFATPDLGKQKTKRKTIVNQLSLGFSAT, encoded by the coding sequence ATGATGCAGCTTCCACTAAAGATCACCCATGCCAAGGCTCCGCCAATCAAGTGCCAAGGGATCAAAACCAAACTCACGCCGTTTATCCTTAACAGCATTCTATGGAAACCGACCGATGACGCTCGTTGGGTCGAACCGTTTCTTGGCTCTGGTGTTGTGGCGCTCAATCTTGCTCCGCCCCGCGCGTTATTGACTGACACCAACCAGCACATCATTGCGTTTTATCAGGCCATCCAACGCGGCGAGTTTACCAGCAGCGCCGTGCGTGAGTTCTTGGTTACGGAAGGTGAAAAGCTGGCAGCCAAAGGTGCTGATTACTATTACGAAGTGCGCGAGCGTTTCAATACGCACGGCTCATCCTTCGATTTCTTGTTCCTGAATCGGTCTTGTTTCAATGGCGTCATGCGGTTCAATCGGCACGGCAAATTCAACGTGCCGTTTGGACATAAACCCCAACGCTTCGCGCCTGCTTACATCACGAAAATTGCCAATCAGGTAAATTGGGCAGCCAAACAAATGCGCGACAAAGACTGGAAATTTCGTGTGGCAAAGTGGGATGAAACGCTTGGTGCCGTGAAACCGGATGATTTTGTTTATCTCGACCCGCCTTACATTGGCAGACACACCGACTACTACAACACCTGGGATGAAGAAGAGGCTGCGCGCCTCGCAAAGGTTGCGCAAACTTTATCCTGCGGCTTCGCGCTTTCGATGTGGCTAGAGAACCGTTACCGCAAAAACGGCCATCTGGATGAATGTTGGGCGGGCTTGGAAGTGAGGGTTTGCTCGCACTTTTATCACGTTGGCTCGGTTGAGACATTGCGCAATGAAATTGACGAGGCCTTGGTGATCAAACCAAATTTTGCTACGCCGGACCTAGGCAAACAGAAAACGAAACGCAAAACAATCGTCAATCAACTTTCGCTGGGGTTCTCAGCGACATGA